One window from the genome of Jeotgalibacillus haloalkalitolerans encodes:
- the nusG gene encoding transcription termination/antitermination protein NusG yields MEKNWYVVHTYSGYENKVKMNLEKRVETMGMQDKIFRVVVPEEEETEIKDGKAKTVKRKTFPGYVLVEIVMTDDSWYVVRNTPGVTGFVGSSGGGAKPTPLLPEEVTQLLKQMGMQERSVDVDFELGENVTVNEGPFANFAGVIEDIDADKGKVKVLVNMFGRETPVELEFTQITKLD; encoded by the coding sequence GTGGAAAAGAATTGGTATGTGGTTCACACTTACTCAGGTTATGAGAACAAAGTGAAAATGAACCTTGAAAAACGAGTAGAGACAATGGGAATGCAGGATAAAATCTTCCGCGTTGTCGTACCTGAAGAGGAAGAAACTGAAATCAAAGACGGTAAAGCAAAAACAGTCAAGCGTAAAACATTCCCTGGTTATGTGCTTGTAGAGATCGTGATGACAGATGACTCATGGTATGTCGTGCGTAATACGCCGGGCGTAACAGGATTCGTCGGCTCATCAGGCGGCGGCGCGAAGCCAACACCGCTTCTGCCGGAAGAAGTCACACAACTGCTTAAGCAAATGGGTATGCAGGAACGCTCAGTAGACGTAGACTTTGAACTTGGTGAAAACGTAACAGTAAACGAAGGGCCATTTGCTAACTTCGCGGGTGTCATCGAAGACATCGACGCTGACAAAGGCAAAGTCAAAGTACTCGTCAACATGTTCGGGCGCGAAACACCAGTTGAACTTGAGTTTACACAGATTACAAAGCTGGATTAA
- the rplJ gene encoding 50S ribosomal protein L10, with product MSSIIEQKKQLVTEIQEKLQSSAASVIVDYRGLSVAEVTELRKQLREAGVEFKVYKNSMTRRAAEAAGLEGLDESLTGPNAIAFSAEDVVAPAKILNNFAKDHEALELKAGVIEGTVASLEQVKALAELPSREGLLSMLLSVLTAPMRGFAVATQAVADQKEEQGA from the coding sequence ATGAGCAGTATTATCGAGCAAAAGAAACAGCTTGTAACAGAAATCCAGGAAAAGCTTCAATCAAGCGCAGCATCAGTGATTGTTGATTACCGCGGACTATCTGTTGCAGAAGTAACTGAGCTTCGTAAACAGCTTCGTGAAGCAGGCGTTGAGTTCAAGGTATACAAAAACTCAATGACTCGCCGTGCGGCAGAAGCTGCTGGTCTTGAAGGTCTTGATGAAAGCCTTACAGGTCCTAATGCAATCGCATTTTCTGCTGAAGATGTTGTTGCACCAGCGAAGATTCTTAACAACTTTGCGAAAGACCATGAAGCACTTGAACTTAAAGCAGGTGTGATCGAAGGAACTGTTGCTTCACTTGAACAAGTGAAAGCTCTTGCAGAACTTCCATCACGCGAAGGCCTACTTTCTATGCTTCTTAGCGTTCTTACTGCGCCAATGCGCGGATTCGCAGTTGCAACTCAAGCAGTTGCAGATCAAAAAGAAGAACAGGGCGCATAA
- the rplL gene encoding 50S ribosomal protein L7/L12, with protein MTKEQMIEAIKEMTVLELNDLVKAIEEEFGVSAAAPVAVAGGGAGEAAAEQTEFDVVLTEAGSQKIKVIKVVREITGLGLKEAKEMVDNTPKAVKEGASKEEAEELKAKLEEVGAGVEVK; from the coding sequence ATGACTAAAGAACAAATGATCGAAGCAATCAAAGAAATGACAGTTCTTGAACTGAACGACCTAGTAAAAGCAATCGAAGAAGAATTCGGCGTATCTGCTGCTGCTCCTGTAGCTGTAGCTGGTGGCGGAGCTGGAGAAGCTGCTGCTGAGCAAACTGAATTCGATGTTGTTCTTACTGAAGCTGGTTCTCAGAAGATCAAGGTTATCAAAGTGGTTCGTGAAATCACTGGTCTTGGCCTGAAAGAAGCTAAAGAAATGGTAGACAACACGCCTAAAGCTGTTAAAGAAGGCGCTTCTAAGGAAGAAGCTGAAGAGCTTAAAGCTAAGCTTGAAGAAGTTGGCGCTGGCGTAGAAGTTAAGTAA
- the rplK gene encoding 50S ribosomal protein L11 → MAKKVIKMVKLQIPAGKANPAPPVGPALGQAGVNIMGFCKEFNARTADQAGLIIPVEITVFEDRSFTFVTKTPPAAVLLKKAAGIESGSGEPNRNKVAAVKRDKVREIAETKMPDLNAADVEAAMRMVEGTARSMGITIED, encoded by the coding sequence GTGGCTAAAAAAGTTATTAAAATGGTAAAGCTTCAAATCCCTGCTGGGAAAGCTAATCCAGCTCCGCCGGTAGGTCCTGCGCTAGGTCAGGCTGGTGTGAATATCATGGGATTCTGTAAAGAGTTTAACGCTCGTACAGCTGATCAGGCTGGTCTTATCATCCCTGTTGAAATCACGGTTTTTGAAGACCGTTCATTTACATTCGTTACTAAAACTCCGCCAGCTGCAGTTCTTCTTAAGAAAGCAGCAGGAATCGAGTCAGGTTCTGGTGAACCAAACCGCAACAAAGTAGCGGCTGTCAAGCGTGACAAGGTACGTGAAATCGCGGAAACAAAAATGCCTGACCTTAACGCAGCTGATGTTGAAGCAGCAATGCGTATGGTTGAAGGTACGGCTCGAAGCATGGGGATTACGATTGAAGACTAA
- a CDS encoding Mini-ribonuclease 3, with protein MDDSTSSLDPKQLNALALAYMGDGVYEQYVRHHLLRVGTIRPNALQREAIRYVSAKAQAQVLHRMFEMELFSEEEMAIIRRGRNAKSGSVPKNTDVATYRYSTAFEALIGYLYLTDRKERMEEIIVKAISMIVDEQKGAGR; from the coding sequence ATGGATGACTCAACTTCTTCACTGGATCCAAAACAGCTGAATGCATTAGCGCTTGCTTATATGGGGGACGGTGTCTATGAGCAGTATGTCAGACACCATCTTCTCAGGGTTGGTACAATTCGTCCGAATGCACTTCAGCGTGAGGCGATCCGCTATGTATCAGCAAAAGCGCAGGCGCAGGTGCTGCACAGAATGTTTGAAATGGAGCTTTTTTCTGAAGAGGAAATGGCGATTATCCGCCGCGGACGCAATGCAAAGTCCGGCAGTGTTCCGAAAAATACAGATGTGGCAACCTACCGTTACAGTACAGCATTTGAAGCGTTAATCGGCTATTTATATTTAACAGACCGTAAAGAACGGATGGAAGAAATTATTGTAAAAGCCATCTCCATGATTGTAGATGAGCAGAAAGGAGCCGGGCGATGA
- a CDS encoding class I SAM-dependent methyltransferase: MPDHYYSKKPGVESKPSWWDFTLRGHKIKFKTDQGVFSKNEVDFGSRVLIEAFEEPAVSGPVLDVGCGYGPIGLTLAKEMPERKIHMVDVNERALELAKENAEQNQVRNISIYESDCLDQVEEQSFAAILTNPPIRAGKQTVHRILEQSAAKVVSGGTLWVVIQKKQGAPSARAKLEELFSSVEVADKQKGYFIFKAKKD; encoded by the coding sequence ATGCCGGATCATTATTACTCAAAAAAGCCCGGGGTTGAAAGTAAGCCAAGCTGGTGGGACTTTACACTTCGTGGACACAAAATAAAATTCAAAACTGATCAGGGTGTATTCTCAAAAAATGAAGTAGATTTCGGTTCGAGGGTGCTAATTGAAGCGTTCGAAGAGCCCGCGGTCAGCGGTCCTGTGCTTGACGTCGGCTGTGGCTACGGCCCGATCGGTTTGACGCTTGCTAAGGAGATGCCTGAGAGAAAGATTCATATGGTGGATGTTAATGAACGGGCGCTTGAATTAGCAAAAGAAAATGCGGAGCAGAATCAGGTTCGCAATATCTCAATTTATGAAAGTGATTGCCTTGATCAGGTTGAAGAGCAGTCCTTTGCGGCAATTCTGACAAACCCGCCGATCCGCGCAGGAAAGCAAACCGTTCACCGTATTTTGGAGCAGAGTGCAGCGAAAGTTGTATCCGGCGGGACGCTTTGGGTGGTTATCCAGAAGAAGCAGGGTGCACCATCTGCCAGGGCGAAGCTTGAAGAGCTGTTTTCAAGTGTAGAGGTTGCAGACAAGCAAAAAGGCTACTTTATCTTCAAAGCAAAAAAAGATTGA
- the rlmB gene encoding 23S rRNA (guanosine(2251)-2'-O)-methyltransferase RlmB produces MSEEFIGGKNPVLEALRAGREINKIWIGEGSQKGQMQQVIQLAKEANVLVQFVPKKKIDQLMDGQHQGVVASIAAYEYAEMDDVFALAEKKGEDPFILILDELEDPHNLGSIMRTADAVGVHGIIIPKRRAVGLTATVAKASTGAIEHVPVVRVTNLSRTLDELKDKGLWIAGTDAKGSEDYRRFDGTMPVGLIIGSEGKGMSRILRDKCDFLIHLPMSGHVTSLNASVAASILMYEIYRRRHPLEG; encoded by the coding sequence ATGAGTGAAGAATTTATTGGCGGAAAGAATCCGGTGCTTGAAGCGCTGAGAGCCGGAAGAGAAATCAATAAAATCTGGATTGGTGAAGGTTCTCAAAAAGGACAGATGCAGCAGGTCATCCAGCTGGCAAAAGAAGCGAATGTACTCGTTCAGTTTGTACCGAAAAAGAAAATTGACCAGCTGATGGATGGGCAGCACCAGGGTGTTGTCGCATCCATTGCTGCATATGAATACGCAGAAATGGATGACGTCTTTGCACTGGCTGAAAAGAAGGGTGAAGATCCGTTTATTCTCATACTGGACGAGCTTGAAGACCCACATAATCTTGGCTCAATTATGAGAACAGCAGATGCCGTTGGTGTACACGGTATTATTATTCCGAAACGCCGTGCAGTAGGGCTGACAGCGACTGTCGCAAAAGCTTCTACAGGGGCAATTGAGCACGTACCGGTTGTCCGAGTGACTAACCTGTCCCGTACCCTTGATGAGCTGAAGGATAAAGGCCTGTGGATTGCCGGAACAGATGCAAAAGGCAGTGAAGACTACCGCCGTTTTGATGGGACGATGCCTGTCGGACTGATTATTGGCAGTGAAGGAAAAGGAATGAGCCGAATCCTGCGTGATAAGTGTGATTTCCTGATCCACCTTCCGATGAGCGGTCATGTCACTTCACTGAACGCTTCCGTTGCTGCAAGTATCTTAATGTATGAAATCTACCGTCGCCGTCATCCGCTGGAAGGATGA
- the rpmG gene encoding 50S ribosomal protein L33 — MTKKTILACTECGSRNYSVPSNENRQTDRLEVKKFCRYCNAHTVHKQTV; from the coding sequence ATGACTAAAAAGACAATCCTTGCCTGTACAGAATGCGGGTCCCGTAACTACTCGGTACCTTCAAACGAAAACAGGCAGACCGATAGATTAGAAGTAAAGAAATTTTGCCGCTACTGTAATGCTCATACTGTCCATAAGCAGACAGTATGA
- the cysS gene encoding cysteine--tRNA ligase, with translation MSIQMYNTVTRKKEPFKPLEEGKVSMYVCGPTVYNYIHIGNARPPIVFDTVRRHLEYRGYDVNYVSNFTDVDDKLIRAANELGEEVPAVAERFIDAYFEDVGALGCARGTAHPRVTENIDLIIEFIQSLIDKDFAYESGGDVYYRTRKFDGYGKLSHQSIDELRIGARIESDERKEDELDFVLWKAAKEGEISWESPWGAGRPGWHIECSAMARKYLGDTIDIHAGGQDLAFPHHENEIAQSEALTGKPFANYWLHNGYINIDNEKMSKSLGNFVLVHDILKEADPQVLRFFMLSVHYRHPINYNRELLEAAGAGLDRIRTAYENLKHRRNSSSGLTDNDAEWIEKAAAKKDAFIKEMDDDFNTANAISVLFDLSSEANLYLREKNTSVDVIDAFTDTLKELTAVLGIELKEQEMLDEEIDELIRKREAARKDRDFATADAIRDQLKEMNIILEDTKQGIRWRRG, from the coding sequence ATGAGCATTCAGATGTATAACACTGTAACAAGAAAAAAAGAGCCGTTTAAGCCGCTGGAAGAAGGAAAAGTATCGATGTATGTATGCGGTCCGACGGTTTATAACTATATTCATATCGGTAACGCCCGTCCGCCGATCGTATTTGATACGGTGAGACGTCACCTGGAATACAGAGGATATGACGTGAATTACGTCTCCAATTTTACAGACGTGGACGACAAATTAATCCGTGCAGCGAATGAGCTTGGTGAAGAAGTGCCTGCAGTTGCTGAGCGATTCATTGATGCTTACTTTGAGGACGTTGGTGCACTTGGATGCGCACGCGGTACCGCTCATCCGCGGGTCACTGAAAATATTGACCTGATCATTGAATTTATTCAGTCACTGATTGATAAGGATTTTGCTTATGAGTCAGGCGGGGACGTTTACTACCGCACTAGAAAGTTCGATGGCTACGGTAAGCTGTCTCATCAGTCGATTGATGAGCTGCGGATCGGGGCAAGAATCGAATCTGACGAGCGCAAGGAAGATGAGCTTGATTTCGTGCTATGGAAAGCGGCGAAAGAAGGGGAGATCTCATGGGAGAGTCCATGGGGAGCAGGACGCCCGGGCTGGCACATTGAATGCTCTGCGATGGCAAGAAAGTACCTTGGAGATACAATTGATATCCACGCCGGCGGTCAGGACCTTGCGTTTCCGCACCATGAAAATGAAATTGCACAGTCAGAGGCTTTAACAGGAAAGCCTTTTGCCAACTACTGGCTGCATAATGGCTATATCAATATTGATAATGAAAAAATGTCGAAGTCACTCGGTAACTTCGTACTTGTACATGACATTTTAAAAGAGGCAGATCCGCAGGTGCTGAGATTCTTCATGCTGTCTGTGCATTACCGTCACCCGATCAACTATAACCGTGAGCTGCTTGAAGCGGCAGGAGCGGGACTCGACAGAATCCGTACAGCATATGAAAACCTGAAGCACCGCAGAAATTCGAGCTCAGGCCTCACTGACAATGATGCAGAATGGATTGAAAAAGCGGCTGCTAAAAAGGACGCGTTTATTAAGGAAATGGATGATGACTTTAACACAGCGAATGCAATTTCAGTGTTATTCGACCTTTCAAGTGAAGCCAACCTTTACCTGAGAGAAAAGAATACATCTGTTGACGTGATTGATGCATTTACAGATACGTTAAAAGAACTAACAGCTGTACTTGGCATTGAGCTGAAAGAGCAGGAAATGCTGGATGAAGAGATTGACGAATTGATCCGCAAGCGTGAAGCGGCACGTAAAGACCGCGATTTTGCAACAGCGGATGCGATCCGTGATCAGTTGAAGGAAATGAATATCATTTTAGAGGATACAAAGCAGGGTATCCGCTGGAGAAGAGGGTAA
- the sigH gene encoding RNA polymerase sporulation sigma factor SigH yields MTLKNSVKYNNSIYLFHRGGGILLNAHTQTAGNVFSGMEDDKIIEQIHSGNSDALDFLINKYRHFVRVKARSYFLIGADKEDIIQEGMIGLYKAIRDYKGEKLTSFKAFAELCITRQIITAIKTATRQKHIPLNSYVSLDKPIYDEESDRTLMDVISPAKQTDPEALVIHREEFSKIEGKVAELLSDLERQVLSLYLDGQSYQEISEELDRHVKSIDNALQRVKRKLERYLEARELTF; encoded by the coding sequence TTGACGCTTAAAAATTCTGTAAAGTATAATAATTCTATCTATTTGTTTCACAGAGGCGGGGGGATCCTTTTGAACGCACATACTCAGACAGCAGGAAACGTATTCAGTGGAATGGAAGACGATAAAATTATCGAACAGATTCACAGCGGAAATAGTGATGCACTTGATTTTCTGATCAATAAATATCGCCATTTTGTCAGAGTGAAAGCACGCTCATATTTTCTGATCGGCGCTGACAAAGAGGATATTATACAAGAGGGAATGATCGGTCTTTATAAAGCGATCCGCGATTATAAAGGTGAAAAGCTCACTTCCTTTAAAGCATTTGCTGAACTGTGTATTACCCGTCAGATCATTACAGCGATTAAGACAGCGACCCGCCAAAAACATATCCCGCTTAATTCCTATGTGTCACTGGACAAGCCGATTTACGATGAAGAATCGGACCGGACACTGATGGACGTGATCTCACCTGCAAAGCAGACTGATCCGGAAGCACTCGTGATTCACCGGGAGGAATTCAGTAAAATTGAGGGTAAAGTAGCTGAGCTCTTAAGTGACCTTGAAAGACAGGTACTTTCTCTTTATCTGGATGGACAGTCCTATCAGGAGATCTCAGAAGAACTGGACCGTCACGTGAAATCAATTGATAACGCACTCCAGCGCGTGAAAAGAAAATTAGAACGCTATCTGGAGGCACGGGAATTGACTTTCTAG
- the rplA gene encoding 50S ribosomal protein L1 — MAKKGKKYQEAAKLVDRSVNYSVTEAIELAQKTSTVKFDATVEAAFRLGIDTRKNDQQIRGAVVLPNGTGKTQSVLVFAKGEKAKEAEAAGADYVGDSDLVQKIQGGWFDFDVIVATPDMMGEVGKLGRVLGPKGLMPNPKTGTVTFDVEKAVNEIKAGKVEYRAEKSGIIHVPIGKVSFDQEKLVENFNAIFDVVQKAKPASSKGTYMKSVAVTTTMGPGIKVDPSSVTVK; from the coding sequence ATGGCTAAAAAAGGTAAAAAGTATCAAGAAGCTGCAAAGCTTGTTGACCGTTCAGTAAACTATTCAGTAACTGAAGCAATTGAGCTTGCGCAAAAGACAAGCACTGTAAAATTCGATGCAACTGTGGAAGCAGCATTCCGCCTTGGTATCGACACTCGTAAAAACGACCAGCAGATCCGTGGCGCAGTAGTGCTTCCAAACGGAACTGGTAAAACGCAAAGCGTTCTTGTTTTCGCTAAAGGCGAAAAAGCAAAAGAAGCTGAAGCGGCTGGCGCAGACTACGTTGGAGACAGCGACCTTGTTCAAAAGATTCAGGGCGGCTGGTTTGATTTTGACGTAATCGTTGCAACACCTGACATGATGGGTGAAGTTGGTAAACTGGGACGCGTTCTTGGACCAAAAGGCCTTATGCCAAACCCTAAAACAGGTACAGTTACATTTGACGTTGAAAAAGCTGTAAATGAAATCAAGGCTGGTAAAGTTGAATACCGCGCTGAAAAGTCTGGTATCATCCACGTGCCAATCGGTAAAGTTTCATTTGATCAGGAAAAGCTTGTTGAAAACTTCAACGCAATCTTTGATGTTGTCCAGAAGGCAAAGCCAGCTTCATCTAAGGGAACTTATATGAAGTCAGTAGCTGTAACAACTACAATGGGCCCTGGAATCAAAGTTGACCCATCTTCTGTAACAGTAAAATAA
- the secE gene encoding preprotein translocase subunit SecE — MSKISNFFRNVASEMRKVSWPRRKELTKYTVTVLSTVIFVAVFFFVIDMGIDAIINWIL; from the coding sequence ATGAGTAAAATCAGCAACTTCTTTCGAAACGTTGCTTCCGAAATGCGTAAGGTCAGCTGGCCGAGACGTAAAGAACTCACAAAGTACACTGTTACAGTTTTATCAACAGTCATCTTTGTTGCAGTATTCTTTTTCGTGATCGACATGGGTATTGATGCGATCATTAACTGGATTCTATAA
- a CDS encoding NYN domain-containing protein — translation MKNVLLVDGYNIIGAWPELTELKSHDLGSARDRLIEMMADYQGYTGHRVIIIFDAQFVEGMSKKMYNYRVEIIFTRKNETADERIEKLAIELNDIQTQVIVATSDFTEQWAIFGQGALRKSARELLIEVKQIEKKISKKIEKNQSARPVSKIPISDEIAEIFEKWRRGGK, via the coding sequence ATGAAAAATGTACTGCTCGTCGATGGCTATAACATTATAGGCGCCTGGCCTGAACTGACTGAACTGAAAAGCCATGATCTCGGCTCTGCAAGGGACAGGCTGATTGAAATGATGGCAGATTATCAGGGGTATACCGGGCACCGCGTCATTATTATCTTTGACGCGCAGTTTGTCGAAGGCATGTCTAAGAAAATGTACAATTACCGCGTGGAGATCATCTTCACGCGGAAAAATGAAACAGCTGATGAGCGGATCGAGAAACTTGCGATTGAATTAAACGATATTCAGACACAGGTGATCGTTGCGACAAGTGATTTTACCGAGCAATGGGCTATTTTTGGTCAGGGAGCGCTCAGAAAGTCTGCCCGCGAACTTTTAATTGAAGTGAAGCAAATCGAAAAGAAAATCTCTAAAAAGATCGAAAAAAACCAATCAGCACGCCCTGTATCAAAGATTCCAATTAGTGACGAAATCGCCGAAATATTTGAAAAATGGAGACGGGGCGGAAAATGA